The genomic segment GCGCGCGCGGTAGGGCACGGTACAACTGTGCCCAACCGCGCCGGGCCACCGCCGCCACGATACCCCTGTGGCGGCGGCGTCCCGGCCCTCCGGGCGCGCATCCCTCACGCGGGTCGTGGCGCGGCTGACATCCCGTGCGGCTTTCCGTGGCTTCGGTGCCCATCCATTATCAATGGCAGCACCTCTGTCTCAGATGCGGGAGCCGCACCATGCCAGATGCGTTCGGGAAGGAGGAGATCCTTGGGTTGCTGGAAGAACTGGGGCACTTCGTCCGCGGACCGGCGACTCTCGTCCTCGCCGGCAGCGCTGCCCTGATCCTCCGGGACCAGCTGAACCGCGCGACCGTGGACATTGACGTGATCGAGTCCCGCCCAGACCTCGGGCAGCTTCAGGAGGCGATCCGGGGAGTGGAGCGTAGCGCCGGAGCACCTGCGGGATGGGTGAGCTCCAGCATACAGTCGTACATCGACGTCCTGCCTCCGGACTACCGACGCCGGGTGGAGGCGTTGGGCACCTTCGGAGCCGTCCGCGTGGAGTTGGTCGGGCGGCTCGACCTCATCGTGATGAAGCTGTGGGGCGGCACCAGACGGGCGCGTGACCTGCAGGATCTGCACATCCTTGCTCCGTCCTTTCAGGAACTGGATTTTGCGTCGGGGCAGGTCGAACGCCTGAGATCGATCGACGCAGCACGGGCGGAACGGATGGAAAAGCTGATTCAGCACTTCCGGGGTGATGCCCCGCCGCCCGGGGACCGGTGAAGCGAGAGCGATGAATCGAGGCGCAGTGGAAGCGAAGCTGGACGAACTGTCCCGCAAATGGGCACGTGTCGGCGCGTGGCTCACGGTTTCACCACACCCCTCGCCGATCGACCTCGAGTCCCTGATCGCGGAGACCGCCCGGTGGAGCCGCGAGGATCCGCGCCTGTTCCAGGTTGCGGCAACCTGGCTCGCGGCGAACCACGACCTCGTAGATCCGATTCGCCTGGAGAGCGCTCTGTCCAAGCTGGACGACCTGGGGTCGGCCACGGCGGGCGCCCTCCTCAGCCTGGCGCTTTCCGCGGCCGGCAAGGCTCCGGAGCTGGAGGCACCGCTGCGCGTCTGCCGGGCAATCTCTCCCGCGCGTCCCCTGTTCACCGTGGCGGAGCTAAGCCCTCTCTTCACGGATTTCGCGCGGGAGGATGCCGATCCCCTGTTCCTGCGCTGGGGATTCTGGAGTGGCGATACCGCACTGAAGCCTGGCGCGCTGCGTGGGCGTGGATGGATTCTGCGCCATGCTCCAGAACTCCGCTCCCGGGCGGAGCAAGCGGCATGAGCAGGATCTGCTGACCGCTCTGACCGGTCTCTCTCGAGGCCGAGGTGAGGCCGCCGCCAATCGTGCAACGGGCTGTTGCACGATTGCCATGAAACGACGAGAGCCCCGCCTGCGATCGGCAGGCGGGGCTCTCGTCCAGTTTTAGAAGCTCCGGCGGCAGGACTCGAACCTGCGACCCTCTGATTAACAGTCAGATGCTCTAACCAACTGAGCTACGCCGGATCGGTCGCTCCCGGGCGGAAGCGAGCGGATAACTTATCGGCGCGCCCCCGGTCTGTCAACCGCGTTCCGCCCGTCATCTCCCGCCCCGCCAGCACGTTAGCGGAGCGAGCGATCCGGGCCGGCGGAACCCTGCGCGGCCGGCGGGGTTCATCCTCTACCCCAGCCACACGACGGTGCCCGCTCCGTAACCTTTTGCCATGGAACGGGATCGGCCCGTTTCGTGCTCTGTCCCGCGTGGAGCCGCGCCGCACCGCGCGCTCCACCCGCCGCCAAACGCCCAGCAGCTCCGCCGAACCCGCAGCACACGCATGAAGTTCTCCTCCGAGCTCGTCCGCTACGCCGGCTTCGCCGGGATCGCGACCGGTCTTGCAATCGGCACGGCCTGGGGCCGGGGCGACGTGCGCGAGAGTCTCTCCCGCATCACCACGCTGGAGGCGCCCGCCGTCACCGACCCCTTCGCCGGGCTCTCGCACGCGGGGATGACGGCCGCCGCGCGCGAGGCCAGCGCCGAGCTGGAGTCGGGGCGCCCCTGGGCGGCGTGGAACGAGCTGCGGTGCTACGTGGAGGACGAAGACGACGCGCCCCCCGCCGTGGCGCTGCTCGCCGCGCGCGCGGCCGCCGGGTGGGACGCCTGGAGCCACGTGCGCCGCCTCCTGGCCGGCCGCGAGTGGCTGGACGAGGAGGGCGGCGGCGCCGGGCTCCTCCTGCTGGCGCGCGCCGAGGAGGCGCGGGAGGAGTGGGAGGCCGCGGCCGCCGCCTACCGCCGCTACACGGCCGTCGCCGAGGGGGAGGCCCGGGGCGTCGCCTCCGCCCGGCTCGGGCGGGTGCTGCGCCGGGCGGAGCGCCCCCGCGAGGCCGCCGGGGCCTTCGCCGACGCCGCGCGCGACCTGCCGCAGGCGGCGGACTGGCTGCTGGCGCTCCGGGCCGAGGCGCTCGCCGCGGCGGGCGACCCCGCCGCGGTCTCCGCGCCGCTCCCGGCCGAGGCCTCGGCCCCGGCGCGCGCCCACCGCGCCCGCGCCGAAGCGCGCTACTGGCTCGGCGCGGGCGACACGGTGCGCGCCGCCGCCGGGCTGGAGGCCGAGGCGGGCGCGGTGGCGGCGCTCGACGCGCGCACCGCGGCCGAGCTGGCGCTGAAGCAGGCGCGGCTCCTGGCGGCCGCCGGGCACGGCCCCGAGGCGCGCGCCGTCCTGGCCCGCGTCGCCGCGGACGGCGGCGCGGCGCCCACGGTCCGCTCCGCGGCGGCCGCGCTCCTGGGCGACCTCCCCGGCGAGCGCACGGCCGCCGAGCAGCTGGCCCGCGCCGCCGCGTACGAGGCGGCGGGGAAGCCCGGGCTGGCTGCGAAGGCGCTGCGGGTGGCGCTGGCCCGCGGCGCGCCCGACGACGCGGCCACGCGGCTGCGCGTCGGCCGGCTCCTCTTCGACGAGGCCGACTACGAGCCGGCGCGCGCCTGGCTGCTGGAGGCGGCCGAAAAGCTGGACGCCGAGCGCGCCGCCGAGGCCGAGCTGTACGCCGCCCGCGCCCTGGTGCGGCTGGGGCGGGCGGACGACGGGAGGGCGGCGCTGCGCCGCCTGGCCGAGCGCCGCGCGGGCACCGCCGCCGCCGGGACCGCCTGGTTCCTGCTGGGCGACGAGGCGGCGGACCGGGCCACGGGGATCGTCTACTACCGCCGCGCGGCCGAGGTGGCGCACTCGCCGCACGCGCGCGAGGCGCTCTTCCGCGTGGGCGACCGCAGCCGCAAGGAGGGCGAGACGGCGGCGGCGATCCGCGCCTGGGAGGAGTACGCCGGGCGCTGGCCGCAGGGCGAGCAGACCGCCGAGGCCGCGTACCAGGCGGGGCTGCTGCACGAGCGCGCCGGGCGCGAGGAGCGGGCGCGCGCCATGTACGCGGCGGCGATCGCGGCGGACCCCGTCTCCTACCCGGCGGTCCGCGCGGCCGACCGCATGGGCGCCGACCCGCTGGCGGGCGCCGACCGCGCGCTCCCCTGGCCCGCCGCCCCCGCCGACGAGGCCGACGCCGCCGCCGCGCTCCGCCGCCTGCGGGCGCTGGAGGAGGCGGGGCTGGAGGATGCGTGGAAGGCGGAGCTGGACGCGCAGGTCCGCCGGCTCGGGGAGCGTCCGCTCGCGCGGCTCGTCCTGGCGGAGGGGCTGCGCGACGCGGGGCACCCGGTCGACGGCATCCGCCTGGGCCGCGCGCTGCTGGAGGAGCGCGGCGGCGCCTGGGACGCCCGGCTGCTGCGCGTGGTGTTCCCCTTCCCCTACCGCGAGCTGCTGCTGGACGAGGCGGAGCGGGTGGACGTGGACCCCTGGCTGCTGGCCGGGCTGGTGCGGCAGGAGTCGTCGTTCGACCGGCGGGCGCGCTCGTGGGTGGGGGCCACGGGGCTGTCGCAGATCATGCCGGGGACGGGGGCGTGGCTGGCCGGCGGGGTGGGGATCCGCAACTTCGAGCCGGAGCTGCTGGCGGTGCCGGAGATCAACCTGCGCATGGGCGCCCGCTACCTGCGCGACCAGATGCGGCGCTACCGCGGCGCGCGCGACCTGGCGCTGGCCGCCTACAACGCGGGCCCGGGGCGCGCGGACCGCTGGAAGCGCGAGCTGGGCTACGGCCGCGACGTGGACGCCTTCCGCGAGCAGATCCCCTTCGCCGAGACGCGGCACTACGTGAAGGTGGTGATCCGCAACGCCGAGGTGTACCGCCGCCTCTACGGCCCCCGGCGCGCGCCGGGGCTGGCGTCGCCCGAGATGTGAGCGCGTGAGTGCGGAAGTGCGCGAATGCGTGAGTAACCCCTTGCGGGATAGCCACTTACAGGCGATATTCATCACGCTTCCGCACATCCGTCACAACCCGTCCGCGGCTCGCGTTCTCCTGGCGAGCTCGCTGCCGGCGCGTGTAAACGGTTGACCGCCCGCGGAATCGCGGGTACGATATGTCGAGGGGACGGCCTGGTTGTGCCGTCTTTTCGGCGTTGGGGGCTCTTCTGAAGGGCGTCCGGACGTCTTCCCTGTCCGGACGAGATGCTCTCTCGCACGTCAGACCCACTGCAACCGATGCGCATCCACCGAATCGTCGGTCCCATCGCCTTCGTGCTGGCGCTCGGCCTTACGGCCGGGGGCGCCCGCGCGCAGTCGCTGAGCGGCTCGCGGGCGAGCGTGGACCGCATGTACGAGCAGGCGCACGACCACCACCTGACCTTCTTCCGGACGGGGACGGGGGTGCGCTCCGCCGCGCGCGAGGGCGACCTGGTGCGCATGAGCGGCAACGAGAACTACCGGCTGCACGCGGTGACCTACCCGTACGCGCTGGAGACCACGCGCACCTTCGTGCAGCGCCTGTCCAGCCAGTACCGCGACGCCTGCGGCGAGCGGCTGGTGGTCACCAGCGGGGTGCGCCCCACCTCGTTCCGGCTGTTCAACTCGGCCGACAAGTCGGTGCACCCCACGGGGATGGCGGTGGACATCCGCAAGCCGACGCGCCGCGGCTGCCTGAGCTGGCTGCGCGAGACGCTCCTGTACCTGGAGCGCCAGGGCGCCATCGAGGCCACCGAGGAGCACCGCCCGCCGCACTTCCACGTGGCGGTCTACCCGCGGCAGTACCTGGCCTACATCGGCCGGGCGCCGGACGCGCGCCCGCAGCAGACGGCGCGGCGCTCCACCGGCCGCTCCGCCAACGCGCGGCTCATCACCTACCGCGTGCGCCAGGGCGACTCGCTGTGGACCATCGCCCGGCGCCACGGCACCAGCGTGGAGCGCCTCAAGAACGCCAACGACATGAGCTCGTCGCGCCTGCGCGCCGGGCAGGTGATCCGGGTCCCCAGCCGGGGCCGCTGACGCGCCGCTCTCTCCCGAAGACGACCACCGCCGCCCGGCCTCGAGCCCGGCGGCGGTCCTGTTTTCGGGCGGTTTCGCCGTTCGCGGTTGCATGAGGGATGCGCGCCCGACAGGGCCGGGACGCCGCCGCCACAGGGAGTATCGTGGCGGCGGTGGCCCGGCGCGGTTGGGCAGCGTTGTTTGCTGCCTTACCGCGCGCGCAGCCCGGCCCGGAGCGCAGCGGAGGGACATGCCCGAACAGCAAGTGCTGAGTGCGAAGTGCGAAGTGCGAAGTGCTGGGACATCGTGGGGACGGACGCTGTCTCCGGGCAGGGACGGGCAAGATCGTCTAAGCCATTGTAATTCAATCAGATGCATCTCTCGCGGTGGCACCGTGTTTGCTCCAGCACTCGGGCTCTCCGCCGGAGTAAGCGGAGCCGCAGGGGGCAACCGAAGGAGCGATGAGCCATGACGAAGCTGATGCGGGGAGCGCGGGGCGCGGTGCTGGCGGCGGCGACGCTGGCCGCGGCCGGGTGCTCGCAGCTCGGGACGCTGGGGAACGTCCTCGGCGGGGTGATGGGGCAGCAGGGCGGCGGCAACGGCGAGGTGTACGGCGAGGTGCGCGCCCTGGATACGCAACGCCAGATCATCCAGATCGAGACCAGCAACGGCCAGGTCGGCAACGTGTACTTCGACAACCGCACGCGCGTGGTCTACCAGCAGCAGGAGTACCCGGTGACGGCGCTGGAGCGCGGCGATCAGGTGGCCATGCGCATCCGGCAGGACCAGCAGGGCACGGCGTACACCGACTACATCAGCGTGACGCAGAGCGTGCAGGAGCGCGGCGGCTACGGCGGCAGCACCAGCGGCAGCGGGTCCACCTACGGGATGCAGAGCCTGGAGGGGCGCGTCAACTGGGTGGACTACAACCGCGGCGAGTTCTCGGTGAACACCTCGCGCGGCCAGGCGATCGTGTTCCTGCGCTACAACGCCAGCAGCTACGAGGCCAACCGCTTCCGGCAGCTGCGCCAGGGGAGCTACGTGCGCCTCCAGGGCCGCTACGTGAGCCAGGACCGCTTCGAGCTGGACCGCTTCTATTGATCCGGCCCGCCGGTCGGCTGATCGAGGCGACGAGGGGCGGCCCCGCGGGGCCGCCCTTCCGCATCATAAGTAAGTGCTCAGAAGTTCTGTCGACTTTCAAGTCCTGAGTGCTGAGTGCTAAGTGCTAAGTGCTGAACTGCACAGACGATGTCCGATCCGGCAACTTAGGACTCAGCACTCAGCACTTAGGACTACCTACTTATGAATTGAGGTTGCCGGGCGCGCGGCGGCCGGTATCATTTCCATGATCGTTTCGAGCACCCGACCGTCGCCGTCCGCCCGGAGCCGCTCAATGGACCAGACCCCGCCCTCCGCACCTCCCCTGCGCGTGGCCGTCGCCGGCTCGTCGGGGCTGCTCGGCACGGAGCTGTCGCGGCGGCTGGAGGCGGAGGGGCACGCGGTGCTGCGCCTGGTGCGCCGCCCCCCGCAGGGCGAGGGCGAGGCGCGGTGGGACCCCGCGGCCGGACGGATCGACGCGACGGCGCTGGAGGGCCTCGACGCGGTGGTGAACCTGGCGGGTGAGAACGTGGGGGAGCGCTGGACGGAGGAGCGGAAGCGGCGCATCCGCGCGAGCCGCGTGGACGCCACGCGGCTGCTGGCGGAGGCGCTGGCCGGCCTGGCGCACAAACCCCGGGTGCTGGTGAACGCGTCGGCGGTGGGCTTCTACGGCAGCCGGGGCGACGAGCGGCTGGACGAGATGAGCGCCCCGGGCGACGACTTCCTGGCCGGCGTGGTGCGCGACTGGGAGGCCGCCACCGCCCCGGCCGCCGAAGCGGGGGTCCGCGTGGTGCTGCCGCGCTTCGGGGTGGTGCTCACCGCGCGCGGCGGGGCGCTGGCCAGGATGCTGACGCCCTTCCGCCTGGGCGCGGGGGGAAGGCTGGGCAGCGGCCGCCAGTGGATGAGCTGGATCTCGCTGGACGACGCGGTCGACGTGATCCTGCGCGCGCTGCGCGACGAGCGGATGGCGGGCCCGGTGAACGTGGTGGCCGGCGCGGTGACGAACGAGGAGCTCGCCCGCACGTTGGGGCGGGTGCTGCGGCGCCCGGCGCTGGTGCCGGTGCCCGCCTTCGCGCTCCGGCTGATGTTCGGGGAGATGGCGGACGGCACCGTGCTGGTGAGCCAGCGCGTGGAGCACCGCCGCCTCACCCAGCTCGGCCACAGCTTCCGCTACCCCGAGCTGGAGGCGGCCCTCCGAGCGGCGCTCGACGAGAAGGATTGATCGTCCCCCGCTGCGGGGAGGCCCCCTCCCCCGCGCGGCCCTCGGCTGCTCGTTCCTCGCAGCCAGAGGGCGCGCTCCCCTCCCCCGCTGCGCGGTAGAGGGGAAACACCTCGGCGCCCCGCGCGACGAACTCGAAGTGCCGTTTGCGGTTGAAGCCTCGCGCGGTTTGCGAGGCTTTCTGCTGTTGTTGCTGCGACTTCAGTCGCCCCAACACCCCCCCAACGCCCCCCCGACACCCCCCGCGCACCCCCCAAGCACGCTTTCTGCGTTTTCCCGCGCCGTTCCGCGCAGTTCACAAGATTTCCCCCGCGCAGCACGATTCGAGAAGACGAATGGGCATCTCGCTGAAGGGCGAGCACCTGAAGCGCTACCGCGACCTCGCGAAGCTGCTCTTCAAGTACGGCCGCACCGACCTGGTGAAGACCGCCGGGCTGGAGGAGGCGCTGCTGGAGGAGGACCAGGCCGCCACCGACCCGGCCGCGGAGGCCACCGCCGCCGAGCTGGCCGACGACCTGGAGAAGATGGGGCCCACCTTCATCAAGCTGGGCCAGCTCCTCTCCACCCGCCCCGACCTGCTGCCGCAGCCGTACATCGACGCGCTCGCCCGGCTGCAGGACGACGTGGAGCCGTTCCCGGCCGAGGAGGCCGCGAAGATCGTGCAGCAGGAGCTGGGGGTGCGCGTCTCCAAGGCGTTCCTGGACTTCGGGCACGAGCCGATGGCGGCGGCCTCGCTGGCCCAGGTGCACCGGGCGCGGCTGCGCGACGGGCGCGAGGTGGCGGTGAAGGTGCAGCGCCCCGGCATCCGCGAGCAGATCGTGGACGACCTGGACGCCCTGGCCGAGGTGGCCGACTGGATGGACCGCCACACCAAGGCCGGGAAGCAGTACGAGTTCGGCCGCACCCTGCAGGAGCTGCGCAAGAGCCTGATCAACGAGCTGGACTACCGGCGCGAGGCCGCCAACCTGGCCACCCTGGCCGAGAACCTCTCCGAGTTCCCGCGCCTGTACGTCCCTACCGCGGTGGACGACTACAGCACCTCGCGCATGCTGACCATGGAGTTCGTGCGGGGGCGCAAGATCACCAAGCTCTCGCCGCTGGCGCACCTGGAGATCGACGGCGTGGCGCTGGCCGAGGAGCTCTTCCGCGCCTACCTCAAGCAGATCCTGGTCGACGGCTTCTTCCACGCCGACCCGCACCCGGGCAACGTCTTCCTCACCGAGGACGGCTGCGTGGCCCTGCTGGACCTGGGGATGGTGGGGCGCATCGGCCCCGGGCTGCAGGACCACCTGATCCGGCTGGTGGTGGCCATCAGCGAGGGCAACGGCCCCGAGGCCGCCCAGCG from the Longimicrobium sp. genome contains:
- a CDS encoding TIGR01777 family oxidoreductase — translated: MDQTPPSAPPLRVAVAGSSGLLGTELSRRLEAEGHAVLRLVRRPPQGEGEARWDPAAGRIDATALEGLDAVVNLAGENVGERWTEERKRRIRASRVDATRLLAEALAGLAHKPRVLVNASAVGFYGSRGDERLDEMSAPGDDFLAGVVRDWEAATAPAAEAGVRVVLPRFGVVLTARGGALARMLTPFRLGAGGRLGSGRQWMSWISLDDAVDVILRALRDERMAGPVNVVAGAVTNEELARTLGRVLRRPALVPVPAFALRLMFGEMADGTVLVSQRVEHRRLTQLGHSFRYPELEAALRAALDEKD
- a CDS encoding lytic transglycosylase domain-containing protein, whose translation is MKFSSELVRYAGFAGIATGLAIGTAWGRGDVRESLSRITTLEAPAVTDPFAGLSHAGMTAAAREASAELESGRPWAAWNELRCYVEDEDDAPPAVALLAARAAAGWDAWSHVRRLLAGREWLDEEGGGAGLLLLARAEEAREEWEAAAAAYRRYTAVAEGEARGVASARLGRVLRRAERPREAAGAFADAARDLPQAADWLLALRAEALAAAGDPAAVSAPLPAEASAPARAHRARAEARYWLGAGDTVRAAAGLEAEAGAVAALDARTAAELALKQARLLAAAGHGPEARAVLARVAADGGAAPTVRSAAAALLGDLPGERTAAEQLARAAAYEAAGKPGLAAKALRVALARGAPDDAATRLRVGRLLFDEADYEPARAWLLEAAEKLDAERAAEAELYAARALVRLGRADDGRAALRRLAERRAGTAAAGTAWFLLGDEAADRATGIVYYRRAAEVAHSPHAREALFRVGDRSRKEGETAAAIRAWEEYAGRWPQGEQTAEAAYQAGLLHERAGREERARAMYAAAIAADPVSYPAVRAADRMGADPLAGADRALPWPAAPADEADAAAALRRLRALEEAGLEDAWKAELDAQVRRLGERPLARLVLAEGLRDAGHPVDGIRLGRALLEERGGAWDARLLRVVFPFPYRELLLDEAERVDVDPWLLAGLVRQESSFDRRARSWVGATGLSQIMPGTGAWLAGGVGIRNFEPELLAVPEINLRMGARYLRDQMRRYRGARDLALAAYNAGPGRADRWKRELGYGRDVDAFREQIPFAETRHYVKVVIRNAEVYRRLYGPRRAPGLASPEM
- a CDS encoding AarF/UbiB family protein translates to MGISLKGEHLKRYRDLAKLLFKYGRTDLVKTAGLEEALLEEDQAATDPAAEATAAELADDLEKMGPTFIKLGQLLSTRPDLLPQPYIDALARLQDDVEPFPAEEAAKIVQQELGVRVSKAFLDFGHEPMAAASLAQVHRARLRDGREVAVKVQRPGIREQIVDDLDALAEVADWMDRHTKAGKQYEFGRTLQELRKSLINELDYRREAANLATLAENLSEFPRLYVPTAVDDYSTSRMLTMEFVRGRKITKLSPLAHLEIDGVALAEELFRAYLKQILVDGFFHADPHPGNVFLTEDGCVALLDLGMVGRIGPGLQDHLIRLVVAISEGNGPEAAQRTIEMGEVKEEFDRATFVQTTSDLVGQFQTDSRHVEVGRIMLEVFRAAAQTGVRLPVEMAMLGRALLALDQVGRTLDPEFDPNASIRRNVAELMQRRMLKSLSPGRMVANVLEMNEFVQKLPARLNQVLDGVAQGRVTMKVDLNEELWLTEGIQKVANRLTTGIISAALIVGAAMMMRVQTRYTIFGYPALAMIFFLLAAVLGFWIVFDIVRQDRRRSKPPTPS
- a CDS encoding DUF5715 family protein is translated as MRIHRIVGPIAFVLALGLTAGGARAQSLSGSRASVDRMYEQAHDHHLTFFRTGTGVRSAAREGDLVRMSGNENYRLHAVTYPYALETTRTFVQRLSSQYRDACGERLVVTSGVRPTSFRLFNSADKSVHPTGMAVDIRKPTRRGCLSWLRETLLYLERQGAIEATEEHRPPHFHVAVYPRQYLAYIGRAPDARPQQTARRSTGRSANARLITYRVRQGDSLWTIARRHGTSVERLKNANDMSSSRLRAGQVIRVPSRGR
- a CDS encoding DUF6036 family nucleotidyltransferase encodes the protein MPDAFGKEEILGLLEELGHFVRGPATLVLAGSAALILRDQLNRATVDIDVIESRPDLGQLQEAIRGVERSAGAPAGWVSSSIQSYIDVLPPDYRRRVEALGTFGAVRVELVGRLDLIVMKLWGGTRRARDLQDLHILAPSFQELDFASGQVERLRSIDAARAERMEKLIQHFRGDAPPPGDR